The following proteins are co-located in the Brevibacillus laterosporus DSM 25 genome:
- a CDS encoding ANTAR domain-containing response regulator, with translation MNGKIVVVDDEPITRMDIREILKEANYNVVGEASDGFEAIELCKKHLPDLVIMDIQMPILDGLKAGKRILSEQLAGGVVLLTAFSDKESIEKASSIGALGYLVKPLDEKSFIPMVEVTIAKGKEFRKLEKNYTKVSQKLEERIAIEKAKGILMKENGFSEEEAYQTIRKLSMDKRCPMIEIATTIVISYD, from the coding sequence ATGAATGGAAAAATTGTAGTAGTCGATGACGAGCCTATTACAAGAATGGATATTCGTGAGATTTTAAAAGAAGCGAACTACAATGTAGTAGGGGAAGCTTCAGACGGTTTTGAGGCCATTGAGTTATGTAAAAAGCATTTGCCTGATCTAGTGATTATGGATATTCAGATGCCTATCCTAGATGGATTAAAAGCGGGAAAAAGAATCCTTTCGGAGCAATTAGCTGGTGGAGTCGTTCTGTTGACAGCCTTTAGTGATAAAGAAAGTATTGAAAAGGCTTCTAGTATTGGTGCTTTGGGTTATCTAGTGAAACCACTTGATGAAAAATCTTTCATACCAATGGTTGAAGTCACCATCGCCAAAGGAAAAGAATTTCGTAAGCTAGAAAAAAACTATACAAAGGTCTCTCAAAAGCTAGAGGAACGAATTGCAATTGAGAAGGCAAAAGGGATTTTGATGAAAGAAAATGGTTTTTCTGAAGAAGAAGCGTATCAGACCATTCGTAAATTGAGTATGGATAAAAGATGTCCTATGATTGAAATCGCTACCACAATCGTGATCTCTTATGATTAG
- a CDS encoding 1-propanol dehydrogenase PduQ — translation MDKVSFKTDIYMGQGALNRLQDLKGKRIFIVTDPFMVQSGMIQQVINQIDESNEHMVFSDIVPDPPIEVVVSGMKALSEFETETIIALGGGSAIDAAKAMKYFAKQVSAQQDLPFIAIPTTSGTGSEVTAFSVISDQQKNIKYPLVSNDMTPEEAILDPELVKSVPDFITADTGMDVLTHAIEAFVSTKANDISDAFAEKAMKLVFEYLVRAYKDGNDLEAREKMHNASCLAGMAFTITSLGLNHGIAHVAGAKFHIPHGRMNSLLLPHVIEYNANCGTGYGEVENQKTAKRYAAIAKSLGLPASNTRSGVRSLINAIKQLQKQLKMPANLRDCGIEYKQLEEMRNAIAEGALKDGCTITNPRVPTEEDVIGILNKMFQ, via the coding sequence ATGGATAAGGTAAGTTTTAAAACAGACATTTACATGGGACAAGGTGCTTTGAATCGTCTACAGGATCTGAAAGGAAAACGGATTTTTATTGTCACCGACCCTTTCATGGTTCAATCGGGAATGATTCAACAAGTCATTAACCAAATTGATGAAAGTAATGAGCACATGGTTTTTAGCGACATCGTTCCAGATCCACCGATCGAGGTTGTTGTAAGTGGGATGAAAGCACTCAGTGAGTTTGAGACTGAAACGATTATCGCACTGGGAGGAGGCTCCGCTATCGATGCCGCGAAAGCAATGAAATATTTTGCGAAACAAGTGTCCGCACAACAAGATCTTCCTTTCATTGCTATTCCGACAACAAGTGGAACAGGTTCAGAAGTAACCGCATTTTCAGTCATAAGTGATCAACAAAAAAATATTAAGTATCCACTTGTGTCGAATGATATGACTCCTGAAGAAGCTATTTTAGACCCAGAGCTAGTAAAAAGTGTCCCTGATTTTATTACAGCCGATACAGGAATGGACGTTCTAACACATGCTATCGAGGCATTTGTTTCTACAAAAGCAAATGATATTTCTGATGCTTTTGCTGAAAAGGCGATGAAGCTCGTTTTTGAATATTTAGTAAGAGCATACAAGGATGGTAATGATTTAGAGGCACGTGAAAAAATGCACAATGCTTCCTGCCTTGCAGGGATGGCCTTTACAATTACATCACTAGGTCTAAATCATGGAATTGCCCATGTAGCTGGGGCTAAGTTCCACATTCCTCATGGTCGGATGAATTCTTTATTGCTTCCACATGTGATTGAATACAATGCGAATTGTGGAACAGGATATGGCGAAGTTGAAAATCAGAAAACGGCCAAGAGATACGCTGCTATTGCCAAAAGCTTAGGTCTACCAGCAAGCAATACGCGAAGTGGGGTACGTAGCTTAATTAATGCGATTAAGCAATTGCAAAAACAATTGAAAATGCCAGCGAATTTGCGGGATTGTGGCATCGAGTATAAGCAGCTAGAAGAAATGAGAAATGCGATTGCAGAAGGGGCGCTAAAGGATGGATGTACAATAACAAATCCACGTGTGCCAACGGAAGAAGACGTTATTGGAATTTTGAACAAAATGTTTCAGTAG
- a CDS encoding sensor histidine kinase, translated as MRETITQLCKKHTHLSDAEIQKIIEVAHSNELFDLQEGRDLFIDVLSKLTNEAIVVYHQTHGIAQSLYQCPVVGEVALRENEPGVLRTLETGVMSVGLVAKTQENQLVRQTVYPIHLDGKVIAVLIYEKDVSENINANFKVTKNDSQYEDIASTVTAMIRFNESVINQLDDAILIFDKDGFLKLKNSKADRQYKNLGYLEDIQGLHYDNLSLDQTLFVEVMREFDETNLSQFQKDVHVAKYFFQVKRLLIDERDLRLVVILHDVTEIKDKEAEIISKSVAIREIHHRVKNNLQTVASLLRIQSRQCESEEAKKCLNESVSRVLAIAATHELLSTQIEANVDLLEVIELIAANIQRCFVNCKKIDIRIEANQKICIDSNRTVAIALIINELLQNCYEHAFSDREEGIVRVSLCVEGKLATIEVVDNGKGFCVDKCSQESLGLSIVTSYVKDKLKGSMKIASTENGTSVTFSFKI; from the coding sequence ATTAGAGAAACAATTACGCAGTTGTGTAAAAAACATACTCATTTATCAGACGCTGAAATTCAGAAAATCATTGAAGTAGCCCATTCTAATGAATTATTTGATTTGCAGGAGGGAAGGGACCTTTTTATTGATGTCCTTTCAAAACTGACAAACGAAGCTATTGTTGTCTACCATCAAACTCATGGGATTGCGCAATCATTGTATCAATGTCCTGTTGTTGGCGAAGTTGCTTTAAGGGAAAATGAGCCTGGTGTACTCCGGACGTTAGAAACAGGAGTTATGTCAGTGGGACTTGTTGCAAAAACCCAAGAGAACCAATTGGTTCGACAAACGGTATATCCAATTCACCTAGATGGAAAAGTCATTGCTGTACTTATCTATGAAAAAGATGTAAGTGAAAACATCAATGCTAATTTTAAAGTAACCAAAAACGATTCCCAATACGAAGATATAGCATCTACCGTAACAGCTATGATCAGATTTAATGAATCCGTTATCAATCAGCTTGATGACGCTATATTAATCTTTGATAAAGATGGTTTTTTAAAACTGAAGAATAGCAAAGCGGATAGACAATATAAAAATTTGGGGTATTTAGAAGACATACAGGGTCTACATTACGATAACCTGTCTTTAGATCAAACTTTGTTTGTAGAAGTAATGAGGGAATTTGACGAGACAAACCTAAGTCAATTCCAGAAAGATGTACATGTTGCTAAGTATTTCTTTCAAGTAAAAAGATTGTTGATTGATGAGCGTGACTTGCGTTTAGTCGTTATTTTACATGACGTAACGGAAATTAAAGATAAAGAAGCTGAAATTATCTCAAAATCTGTGGCTATCCGTGAGATTCATCATCGTGTTAAAAATAATTTGCAAACGGTAGCTTCCTTACTGCGTATCCAATCTAGACAATGTGAAAGTGAAGAAGCAAAGAAATGTCTGAATGAGAGTGTAAGCAGAGTGCTAGCTATCGCTGCCACTCACGAGCTACTCTCTACACAAATAGAAGCTAACGTAGATTTACTTGAAGTTATCGAGCTAATCGCAGCTAATATTCAACGTTGCTTTGTTAATTGTAAGAAGATAGATATACGTATAGAAGCTAATCAAAAAATTTGTATAGATAGTAATCGCACAGTTGCTATAGCGCTTATTATCAATGAGTTGCTACAGAACTGCTACGAACATGCCTTCTCTGATCGGGAGGAGGGAATTGTAAGGGTTTCCTTGTGTGTAGAAGGAAAGCTTGCAACCATTGAAGTGGTGGATAATGGGAAAGGCTTCTGTGTCGATAAATGTTCACAAGAAAGCCTAGGTTTATCTATTGTCACAAGCTATGTTAAGGATAAACTAAAGGGGAGCATGAAAATTGCTTCTACCGAAAATGGAACATCTGTTACTTTTTCTTTCAAAATATAA
- a CDS encoding EutP/PduV family microcompartment system protein produces MKKIILTGNTGCGKTTLCQRLHGHVIAYKKTQAIETFDQAIDTPGECIENRGLYRMLLVTSVDADVIGLVQDCTNEDCYFPPSFGCVFAKPVIGIITKVDIAKNAEDVRKAREYLLAAGASQIFEISSTENIGIEELQNYLNDDE; encoded by the coding sequence ATGAAGAAAATCATTTTAACAGGAAATACAGGATGTGGTAAGACCACTTTATGCCAGCGACTTCACGGACATGTGATCGCCTATAAGAAAACACAAGCGATTGAAACTTTCGACCAAGCCATTGATACACCTGGGGAATGTATAGAAAATAGAGGTTTATATAGAATGTTGCTTGTGACAAGTGTCGATGCGGATGTCATTGGCCTTGTGCAAGATTGCACAAACGAGGATTGTTATTTTCCACCCTCTTTTGGCTGTGTATTTGCGAAACCAGTTATTGGTATCATCACAAAAGTAGACATTGCCAAAAATGCGGAGGACGTGAGAAAAGCTAGGGAATACTTACTAGCAGCTGGTGCTTCGCAAATTTTCGAAATCTCTTCTACTGAAAACATAGGTATAGAAGAGCTACAGAACTACTTAAATGATGACGAATAA
- a CDS encoding ECF transporter S component: MLPNYQMQKAPLSSVKGITLLAILAALSVAGRIALSFIPNVQPVTTIVILMTILMGLRYGLLLAIIVMILSNMVLGIGIWTLPQIIAYCAIVVVTSIFMRPLFSKLSLFVMALYAGFTGLLYGFIISLCQIPLYGSTYFLAYYLAGIPFDTLHAIGNFVFYFVLAPLLLPLLHKLINQHFDKS; this comes from the coding sequence ATGCTTCCTAATTATCAAATGCAAAAAGCACCATTATCCAGTGTGAAAGGTATTACGCTACTAGCTATCTTAGCTGCCTTGTCTGTTGCTGGACGGATTGCTTTATCGTTCATACCTAATGTACAGCCTGTGACAACAATTGTCATTCTTATGACAATTCTTATGGGACTTCGATATGGTTTGTTACTTGCGATAATTGTGATGATTTTGTCAAATATGGTCCTAGGAATTGGAATTTGGACTTTGCCACAAATCATTGCATACTGTGCGATTGTCGTCGTAACCAGTATATTTATGCGTCCTCTCTTTTCAAAGCTCTCCTTGTTTGTGATGGCCCTTTATGCCGGATTTACAGGATTGCTATACGGGTTTATCATCTCTCTTTGTCAGATACCGCTTTACGGTTCAACTTATTTTCTTGCTTATTATCTAGCAGGAATCCCCTTTGATACGTTGCATGCAATTGGGAATTTCGTTTTTTATTTCGTACTAGCACCTCTTTTACTCCCTTTGTTACACAAATTGATAAATCAACATTTTGATAAGTCTTGA
- the eutA gene encoding ethanolamine ammonia-lyase reactivating factor EutA, with protein sequence MKEELLSVGIDMGTSTTQIVFSKLYIQNLASTFSVPRIVITDKEVIYRSDICFTPLLSANRIDVQQIKVFVQEQYEKAGIKKEEIQTGAVIITGETARKENANEVLLTLSGFAGDFVVATAGPDLESIIAAKGAGAHTYSKEHSTSIVNIDIGGGTSNLAVFSHGESQDTGCLDIGGRLIKVDPVTHEIIYIAPKINMLIQKRGYDIQLGQTATAEKLQPIIQEMVWLLEESVGLKEKSDFYETILTHRGLKLDKPIACISFSGGVADYIYQHEEKDVFHYGDIGILLGRAIAASPLMTQMKVFHSVETIRATVVGAGSHTTEISGSTITYTEETFPIKNVPILKVAITDESGDEEKLAQAIREKLEWFKVDNDLQKVAIAIEGKKNPSFPEIQIYAKGIHKGMAELLEREYPFIVIVHHDMAKVLGQTLYALLNYKKDVVCIDSIQVDNGDYIDIGKPIANGKVLPVVIKTLVFN encoded by the coding sequence ATGAAAGAGGAATTGCTAAGCGTAGGTATCGATATGGGAACATCAACAACCCAAATTGTGTTTTCTAAGCTGTATATTCAAAACTTAGCCTCAACGTTTTCTGTTCCACGTATCGTCATCACCGATAAAGAAGTGATATACCGAAGTGATATTTGCTTCACGCCATTGCTCTCTGCTAACAGAATTGATGTTCAACAAATTAAGGTATTTGTGCAGGAGCAGTATGAAAAAGCTGGCATAAAAAAAGAAGAGATTCAAACTGGCGCCGTTATTATTACCGGCGAAACGGCACGAAAAGAGAATGCGAATGAGGTATTACTTACCTTGAGTGGCTTTGCTGGAGATTTCGTTGTTGCAACAGCTGGTCCTGATCTTGAAAGTATTATTGCTGCAAAAGGAGCAGGGGCACATACGTATTCGAAGGAACATTCCACTTCAATTGTCAACATTGACATTGGTGGCGGTACTAGTAATTTAGCGGTATTTAGCCACGGAGAATCACAAGATACGGGTTGTTTAGATATTGGTGGGCGATTGATCAAGGTAGATCCCGTGACTCATGAAATCATCTATATCGCACCTAAAATCAACATGTTGATTCAAAAAAGAGGATACGACATACAGCTAGGGCAAACCGCTACAGCAGAGAAGTTGCAACCAATCATCCAAGAAATGGTTTGGCTTTTAGAAGAAAGTGTGGGTCTAAAAGAGAAAAGCGATTTTTATGAAACGATTCTCACTCATAGAGGATTAAAGCTAGACAAACCGATTGCATGCATTTCCTTTTCGGGTGGTGTAGCCGATTATATCTATCAGCATGAAGAGAAGGATGTGTTTCATTACGGAGATATCGGCATCTTGTTAGGAAGAGCTATTGCTGCCTCTCCACTTATGACACAAATGAAAGTCTTTCATTCTGTAGAGACAATTCGTGCAACAGTTGTTGGTGCTGGTTCTCATACTACTGAAATAAGTGGTAGTACGATCACTTATACAGAGGAAACGTTCCCGATTAAAAACGTACCGATTCTAAAAGTAGCTATAACGGACGAATCAGGAGACGAAGAGAAACTAGCACAGGCCATTCGCGAAAAATTAGAGTGGTTCAAAGTAGATAATGATTTACAAAAAGTAGCGATTGCCATTGAAGGGAAAAAGAATCCTAGCTTCCCCGAAATTCAGATATACGCTAAAGGAATACACAAGGGGATGGCTGAGCTACTTGAAAGAGAGTATCCATTCATAGTGATTGTTCACCATGACATGGCGAAGGTACTAGGACAAACCCTATATGCACTACTGAACTACAAAAAAGATGTTGTGTGCATCGACAGTATTCAGGTAGACAATGGTGATTACATTGACATTGGGAAACCAATTGCCAATGGAAAGGTATTACCCGTAGTGATCAAAACACTCGTATTCAACTAA
- a CDS encoding class I SAM-dependent methyltransferase, which produces MLGFYNHLSSEVYDLDKPIGRSFGDVEFYKERLLSNKGKILEPAVGTGRILIPLLESGLHVDGYDSSPEMLRICQNHCQKRGLSPTLFEANMETYLSPTSYQTIIVPTGTFLLLYERESSIRALQNFYHNLENGGKLIVDLFLQTEFTFGTTSTRTWTCDNADVITYQDTLVEVDHINQYSISYGRYEKWRKGTLIETELERFPLRWYGVEEFRLILEKIGFDQIIISADYQFGVYPTKTTKMITFEAIANKA; this is translated from the coding sequence ATGCTGGGTTTTTATAATCATTTATCTTCAGAAGTATATGATTTGGATAAACCAATTGGTCGTTCTTTTGGTGATGTAGAATTTTATAAGGAAAGGTTACTCTCAAATAAAGGAAAAATCCTTGAACCAGCTGTAGGTACAGGTCGGATACTTATTCCACTATTGGAAAGTGGCCTACACGTAGATGGTTACGATAGCTCCCCAGAAATGCTTCGAATCTGCCAGAATCACTGTCAAAAAAGAGGCTTATCTCCTACCCTTTTTGAAGCCAATATGGAAACCTATTTATCACCTACTTCGTATCAAACGATTATCGTACCTACTGGCACATTTTTGTTGCTTTATGAGAGAGAATCCTCCATCAGAGCCTTACAGAATTTCTATCATAATTTGGAGAACGGCGGGAAATTAATCGTAGATCTATTTTTACAAACAGAGTTTACCTTTGGTACAACCTCAACAAGGACGTGGACATGTGACAATGCTGATGTAATCACGTATCAAGATACCTTAGTTGAAGTAGATCATATTAATCAATATAGCATTTCTTATGGCAGGTATGAGAAATGGCGAAAAGGTACTCTGATAGAAACAGAGCTAGAACGTTTTCCCCTACGTTGGTATGGTGTAGAAGAATTTAGATTGATTCTTGAGAAAATTGGATTTGATCAAATTATCATTTCTGCTGATTATCAGTTTGGTGTATATCCAACAAAAACAACAAAAATGATTACCTTTGAAGCGATTGCTAACAAAGCATGA
- a CDS encoding BMC domain-containing protein translates to MSQNNEKQRVIQEYVPGKQVTLAHIIANPNPDIYKKLGLSSDTKDAIGILTITPSEASIIAADIATKAAGVLIGFVDRFSGSVVVTGDVSSVESALNEVLLGLQDILGFSATKITRT, encoded by the coding sequence ATGAGCCAAAACAATGAGAAACAACGTGTTATTCAAGAGTATGTACCGGGTAAACAAGTCACACTAGCTCATATCATAGCTAATCCGAATCCAGATATTTATAAAAAGCTAGGATTAAGTAGTGATACGAAGGATGCAATTGGTATTTTAACCATTACCCCAAGTGAAGCATCGATTATCGCTGCTGATATAGCAACGAAAGCTGCTGGCGTACTTATTGGTTTTGTGGATCGTTTCAGTGGATCAGTGGTGGTTACAGGCGATGTATCCTCTGTGGAGTCCGCATTAAATGAAGTGTTGCTTGGCTTACAAGATATTTTAGGATTTTCAGCTACGAAGATAACGAGAACGTAG
- a CDS encoding ABC transporter ATP-binding protein, giving the protein MQAEQILTLYKICWKRGDTPILKEISWDIHSKEHWCLLGLNGSGKSTILQLLNGYLWPTSGEIEVLGKKFGTYDLRQLRKEIGLVSSSLQQQLRGSDTAIDIVLSGKHASLSLYEPTIQDEVEQAKALLEQFGCTHLQHRTYQVLSQGERQRILLARALMASPRLLILDEPTTGLDFIAREQLLQYVDTLAKQPNAPTIIYVTHHIEEILPCFTHTLLLKDGSIFDSGRTNDMLVPELLSRFFGIPVQLEHIMGRHWLFCQEPVGKRL; this is encoded by the coding sequence GTGCAAGCTGAACAAATCCTTACCTTATACAAGATATGCTGGAAACGTGGCGACACACCTATTCTCAAAGAGATAAGCTGGGACATTCATTCTAAAGAGCATTGGTGTCTACTAGGTTTAAATGGATCAGGTAAATCTACCATCCTACAACTCCTAAACGGCTATCTTTGGCCTACGTCTGGAGAAATTGAGGTTCTTGGAAAAAAATTTGGTACCTATGACTTGCGGCAGTTACGTAAAGAAATTGGTCTTGTTAGTAGTTCTCTGCAACAACAGCTACGAGGAAGTGATACCGCCATAGATATTGTATTATCCGGTAAGCACGCTTCTCTAAGCCTATACGAACCGACGATTCAAGATGAAGTAGAGCAGGCAAAGGCCTTATTAGAACAATTTGGTTGTACTCATTTACAGCACCGTACCTATCAGGTTTTGTCACAGGGTGAACGACAACGTATTTTATTAGCCCGTGCCCTAATGGCATCCCCGCGGTTGTTGATTTTAGATGAACCTACAACAGGTCTTGATTTCATAGCTCGCGAACAATTATTACAATACGTTGATACACTTGCTAAACAACCTAATGCCCCTACCATTATCTACGTTACCCATCATATTGAAGAGATCTTACCTTGTTTCACGCATACGCTCTTGCTCAAAGATGGGAGCATTTTTGATTCTGGTCGGACTAATGACATGCTTGTTCCCGAGCTTTTATCCCGTTTTTTCGGAATTCCGGTTCAGCTTGAACACATTATGGGTCGACATTGGTTGTTTTGCCAAGAACCTGTTGGCAAGCGTCTTTGA
- a CDS encoding queuosine precursor transporter, giving the protein MFNLWFGIGFVLVNFVLFLVCYRFFGKVGLYAWIGFATVLANIQVVKIVELFGFAMTLGNTMYATIYLCSDLLNEKYGQEQAKKAVWFGFFTLITTTIIMQMALKFVPHPDELTKQDALAMIFGLLPRLAIASLTSYFISQFLDVRIYTFLKKICPKRNQLWIRNNGSTLISQLVDTVIFCTIAFLGELPMNIWFHILITTYLIKFVVSAASTPILYIARNFTFTKEG; this is encoded by the coding sequence ATGTTTAATTTATGGTTTGGGATTGGCTTTGTACTGGTCAATTTTGTATTATTCTTAGTATGCTATCGTTTTTTTGGCAAAGTAGGCTTGTATGCTTGGATTGGATTTGCCACCGTGCTCGCCAACATTCAAGTGGTGAAGATCGTCGAGCTGTTTGGTTTTGCCATGACGCTTGGAAATACGATGTATGCTACCATTTATCTATGTAGTGACCTACTCAATGAGAAATATGGGCAAGAGCAGGCAAAAAAAGCCGTCTGGTTTGGCTTCTTTACGCTAATCACCACAACCATTATCATGCAGATGGCTTTGAAATTTGTGCCCCATCCAGACGAACTGACGAAACAAGATGCGTTAGCTATGATCTTTGGTCTCTTACCACGTCTGGCAATCGCTAGTTTAACATCATACTTTATTAGCCAGTTTTTAGATGTGCGTATTTATACTTTTTTAAAGAAGATATGTCCGAAACGAAATCAATTGTGGATTCGAAATAACGGAAGTACTTTAATTAGCCAATTAGTTGATACCGTAATCTTCTGCACCATTGCTTTCCTAGGGGAACTGCCTATGAATATTTGGTTTCACATTTTAATCACGACTTATCTGATTAAATTTGTGGTTTCGGCAGCTTCTACACCGATTTTATATATAGCACGAAACTTTACATTTACAAAAGAAGGATAG
- a CDS encoding NAD(P)/FAD-dependent oxidoreductase — protein sequence MNYDVIIVGAGPAGIFTAYELIHKKPDLQILLIEKGHNIYSRRCPILEKKISKCPPPAGRKDYSGCLPACSITNGFGGAGAYSDGKFNITTEFGGWMTDYLAPSEVLELIKYVDEINLKHGATPHITDPTTDAVRDIERKGQAVGLKLLRANVRHLGTEQNLEILKRIYEELEPQMKMIFKQEVEDIIVEKTDNGKEIRGITCKKGQEYRANKIVITPGRDGSQWFGEILKKQGLRLINNQVDVGVRVETTNVVMEEINKHLYEGKFLFKSSTDQIVRSFCSNPSGHVVVENHSGVMAANGHAYKDEKLGSPNTNFALLVSHVFTEPFDKPNEYAKEVSRRANDLSNGSVIVQRFGDIKRGRRSTDKRLKEGFIEPTLKEAVPGDLGLVLPYNTMKSLIEMVEALDHVTPGIASEHTLFYGVEAKFYSARPHLNLHFETEIIGLYAGGDGAGLTRGLAQAGACGVHIARGILRQLS from the coding sequence ATGAATTATGATGTTATCATTGTCGGAGCTGGTCCAGCAGGAATTTTTACGGCGTATGAATTGATTCATAAAAAACCAGATTTACAGATCCTGTTGATTGAAAAAGGACACAATATTTACTCACGTCGCTGTCCCATCCTTGAGAAAAAAATCAGTAAATGTCCGCCTCCAGCAGGTCGAAAGGATTATAGTGGTTGCTTACCAGCTTGCTCTATTACCAATGGATTTGGGGGAGCAGGGGCTTATTCAGATGGAAAATTCAACATCACGACAGAATTTGGCGGCTGGATGACTGATTATTTAGCACCTTCTGAAGTACTCGAACTGATAAAATATGTGGATGAAATAAACTTAAAACACGGAGCAACGCCCCATATTACTGATCCAACTACGGATGCGGTCCGTGATATAGAACGTAAGGGGCAAGCAGTTGGACTTAAACTATTACGTGCTAATGTTCGTCATTTAGGCACAGAGCAAAATTTAGAAATTTTGAAGAGGATCTACGAAGAGCTAGAACCACAAATGAAGATGATCTTCAAACAGGAAGTGGAAGATATCATTGTTGAGAAAACAGACAATGGGAAAGAAATTCGCGGGATTACCTGTAAAAAGGGTCAGGAGTATCGGGCAAATAAAATAGTTATTACTCCTGGCCGAGACGGTTCACAATGGTTTGGCGAGATATTGAAAAAACAGGGCTTACGGTTGATTAACAATCAAGTAGATGTGGGAGTTCGCGTAGAAACCACCAACGTGGTGATGGAGGAAATCAATAAGCATCTGTATGAAGGGAAATTTTTATTTAAGTCTTCTACGGATCAAATTGTGCGTAGTTTTTGTTCCAATCCAAGCGGTCATGTTGTCGTAGAGAATCACAGCGGTGTTATGGCGGCTAATGGTCACGCATATAAAGATGAGAAGCTTGGTTCGCCTAACACGAACTTTGCCTTGCTTGTGTCTCATGTATTTACTGAGCCATTTGATAAGCCGAACGAATACGCTAAAGAGGTATCACGACGTGCTAATGATCTATCCAACGGCTCGGTGATTGTACAACGCTTTGGTGATATAAAACGCGGTCGTCGTTCCACAGATAAGCGACTGAAAGAGGGATTTATTGAACCAACGTTAAAAGAAGCTGTGCCAGGTGATCTCGGCTTAGTATTACCTTATAATACGATGAAAAGCTTAATTGAAATGGTGGAGGCACTTGATCATGTTACGCCAGGTATTGCCAGCGAACACACCCTGTTTTATGGAGTAGAAGCGAAATTCTATTCAGCACGCCCACATTTGAACCTTCACTTTGAAACGGAAATTATTGGTTTATACGCTGGTGGTGATGGAGCAGGTTTAACACGTGGACTCGCGCAGGCAGGGGCATGTGGCGTTCATATCGCTCGGGGAATTTTACGTCAGCTATCTTAA
- a CDS encoding DUF4430 domain-containing protein, producing MLKKVCQIALLVALAMVSVIGCSKNEVAQNTAAEEKVENKIVVEVSTDQGKTKVAEKTIQFKGDQTLYELMKTNFKVEDDNGFITSIEDVKQNPAEKKYWLYEVNGAPAVTGAKDLKVKDGDVVKWDLHAS from the coding sequence ATGTTAAAAAAGGTTTGTCAAATCGCCTTACTTGTTGCACTTGCAATGGTAAGTGTAATAGGTTGTTCAAAAAATGAAGTAGCACAAAACACAGCAGCAGAAGAAAAGGTTGAAAACAAGATCGTTGTGGAGGTTTCAACTGATCAGGGTAAAACCAAAGTTGCTGAAAAAACGATTCAATTCAAAGGGGATCAAACCTTGTATGAGTTGATGAAAACCAATTTTAAAGTGGAAGACGATAATGGATTTATTACGTCGATTGAAGATGTAAAACAAAATCCAGCAGAGAAAAAGTATTGGCTTTACGAAGTGAACGGTGCACCTGCGGTTACAGGAGCAAAGGATCTCAAAGTAAAAGATGGCGATGTCGTAAAGTGGGATTTACATGCTTCCTAA